ATTGCTGAGAACTCTATGACTATAATGATTTACAAATGAGAAATTCTTCAaagaaaaactgttatttcCTATATATTTGTAACTGGCCAGTATGCAGATAAAGGATGAAGCCGTTATCAAAATAATGTATCTATAATTACACTTTTAGTTCCATATAACCTCTTGGGGTATCAAGAATATCCAAGTTTCTAAAAAAAGTTCACCTcacacattttttgttatttctactAAATGCTTCTTACTTTGTTaagtcattattttcaaatatgaATGGCTTATAAGATTCGAAGTAGCAAACACTTCCACCTGGTTCTCACATCCAGGATCTGATAATCAGATCAGAACTCGTCATTATTATTATCTCGCCTTTGATGAGGCACTAACTGAATTTACGTTTTTGTTCTAATACCACAATTTGCTTTAACCGCTCAGCATTAAAAACTCATCACCATGACTTGCAATTTTCGGTATCTGTGGAATTCTATAATTTACCAACAGATAATGGATGACCTAAATACTTCATTGTTTTACCATTCTTTTGTACCAGAgaacaaaaatgtataatattgttttattaagttTAGGTTCACATGAGAGAATTTATACCTATATGATGGGAAACACTGTTCTTGTTATATTtagttacataattttatacacAAAGACTGCATTTGTCTGGCATAAAAGCTAAGTTCATAATCATTATTGATGATACttaataaatgcatttttgCTGCAACTACAGATAAGCACTGCTTAAATTTGCCAATATTCTTAAACAGGATATGTAGAACATGTTTAAAGTAGTACATTTAGGCATAAATATGTTTACgtgtacacaatacttttcatctcccaagccttttcccaattatgttgttCGCTACCAGTTTAaccagatacagctgagtaaacaatatgtagttgtaatatgaaaaataataataaataaacaagtctAGCCTACTTGTTGACAGTAAAAAATCAAGACAGAGATGTGTAGGTCATGATGAATCATTCCTTTATCAGTGTGAAGTCACTATATCATGAAAACAAGTAGATTATGAGAAcagatttcaaataaaaagagaAGAGAAAAACAGGGTTTCAAGCTCAAAACCATTGGTAATGTGTCTGTAGGTTATATTTAGTTTACTTATATCATATTTGATTATCTATATGTGTGTCTTTACAAATATAACTCTCTCTGCATTTGGGACTTTCACACCAAACATACCTAAcccatttaaatgaaatttggtacatagATAGTCCAGAGCCTGACAAAGACAATAGGCTATAGTTTACTCCATAGCGGAAAGTAGTTCTCCAGCATTTTCCACTACAAACCAACTCTCAAATGCCTTCTTCTCAAATGGATTCCACATTACATGAGAAGGAATCTTCTCTCTGCCATCTGTTTTCTTATCAGGTGTATTTCAAGTTCCAAGTGGATTCTATTCAGTAATAGattattcaattgttttctcCTCATCATTTGTAAAGTTTTCTGAACATAGACATGTCTAACCACAAAACAAATAAGATTATTAAGTACTGTGCAGTAGCTAACGTATTATTTACACAACATTGCATTATAATTTAAGtacttacaataaaaagttgtagactcattgttttgttttaatgcaaGTTTATTTACATCTATACATAATATAgttgatataatttattgataagATTTATATTATTCTAATGATAATTAGCATTGATAGACATTAGATAGAAAGATTAATACAGTAATTATAGTATTTTACTGTTGAAATTGTGATTAATAAGCTGAACTTTGTGTTAAATATAATGATAGGTTAGGGGTGAGTAACACATAACATTGTTAGGTATTTAGCTGTACAGACTCACCTTTACAGAGAATATGTTCCCAGTGTGTCCTGTAGATATGTTCATAAGCTCTTTGTAGCGGAAAGGATCCCACAGCATTACGTGGAGATCGTCTGATGCTGATGCCAGTATTCTATAATTATATTCATCAGTTTTGTACTAAGTTACAAATACAAAGTTGATGACTACTCATTTAGCAGTACTTACGATCCGTCGTGGTTCCATTCCAAGCAATTAACGCATCCCATATGTCCGTGAAGCTCCTTCTCGAGCCCCAATCTGTCGATCATAGGCCGAGTCACCGTCAGCCGAGTCTGAAACTTTCTGTCGAGGTCCCCGCGCTCCCTGGCCGCAACCAGCCCCACGGTGCCGCTGGCCCAAGCGGGCTCCTCTCTCCTGCCCATTGTTGCTAAATAACTCGTCAATATGTCTGATCAACCATCACAATCAGACGATTCATCAAACTAACTGCGGCTCAATCTATTAATAGTGTTACACATCTTACTTCACATTACTATGTGGCGTACACAAATATATACACAAAAATAGTTAATAGTTCAATGCGGAATACACaatgaacaaacaaatacaaTCAACAAAAAGCTTTATTCGCGAAGAGAAGGTATTTCTTACGAAAATAAAAGTGGAGCTGTCAAACAGCTGTCACCGAGTTGCCAGCAATTTGTTTCTTTTAGTCTATGGtgattagaaataaataaattctgttGTATATTATACTTGAAAACCTCAAAACATTTCAACTGAAAAtcgtgtaaataatattatgcatCTCTCTATATAAAAATGGAGGAATCAACACCGCTGACTGCACTAATTACACTCGACTCCCACTTGCTTGAACTCTATTTGCAACTTGCACtcgataaaacattaatttctcTCTCACGAAGTTGACATTGACATTTTTAGGTGTGTTGTGTTTTGACTTTGacgttttgttaattttgtaagcAAAATTGGAATAATATTCATCGTATTCGTGAAAATTTTGGAAGAGCTCTTTATTTGGGTATTTACTCATCCAACAATTACAACTTAACTGCTTTAAAGGTAACCTATCAAAAATGAACTATTCACACTACTATACATTGCATACTACTCGTAAAAGTGTTCCTAATAGTTTCTTAAACCTTTGTCTCACAAAGTTCggattgtaattttaattaaaaaatttacCTTTACAGGCTAAAAGATGGGAGAACGCAAAGGCCAGAACCTTTACTATCCCCCCGACTACGACCCTAAGGTCGGGGGGTTGAACAAATTCATGGGGACCCATGCATTAAGGGAGAGAGCCAGGAAACTGCACATGGGTATCCTGATCATCCGTTTTGAGATGCCGTACAACATCTGGTGTGAGGGTTGCAACAACCACATTGGTATGGGAGTGAGGTACAATGCTGAGAAGACGAAGATTGGCATGTATTATACTACCCCGGTGTATCAGTTCCGGATGAAGTGTCATTTGTGTGATAATCATTTTGAAATCAAAACTGATCCAggtgtaagtatattttatgtatttacccCACCATAATAGCATGTAATACCAAATGTTTTTCTATCAGACTATGCTGTCTTAGAATTGTTTTGTCAGtacaatacctacttacagCTTAAATTGTTGATTCAATTCTGATCACAGGCAATGATATCAGGTCTTGTAAAGAACCTTTACAAATTCTATAGACAAAATTGTTACTTGCTGAAAAGATGTAGATGTCCCTTGTTCAATACAGTTAATTTCATGTTATTCATTCCAGAACTTAGACTACGTAATAGTATCAGGAGCCAGACGGCAAGAGAACCGCTGGGACCCCACAGAAAATGGGCAGATTGTTCCGGAAACTAAAGAGACACAGAAGAAGCTATTTGACGATGCCATGTTCAGGCTGGAACATAAGACTGGTGATGAGGATGCAGCTAAACTTGATAAACCTAGGTTAGGGAGATTGGTGGGCAGGAACGAATCTGTCTGGAAAGATGATTATGAAGCTAACTGCTCTTTGAGAAGGAATTTTAGAGTAAgtcaaaacaattttgttttttatatgtgGTCACTTTAATTAGCAGACACTCTTTTAGCTTTTGATATCCCAGCATAGAAatctaaaatttaattatttgcaAAGATTGATAAATTAATCCCAAACTCTTTTTGAGTTAAGAATTTCATTAATCTCGAATTTGAGTTAAGAATTTCATTAATCTTTCAATATAATTTCTCACATTCcagaaaagaagaaaagaaCTGGAAGAAGCATCCGTCAATGACAGCCTGCTGCTAGCAAAATCATCGCTTGACATAAATCTTCTACCAGAGAATGATGATGACAAAAACATGGCCTCCCTCCTTTCACTGCGACCTTCCAGGAGTATCGAGGAGTCTCAAAATCAAACGAGGAATAAGATCCTTAACATGCCAGCATTACCTAGTTCTAGTGGATTGCTGACCAGCTTTGGAGGCCTGAAGAGAGAAGAATCATTGAGTAAGAGTTCTATGTTAA
The nucleotide sequence above comes from Helicoverpa zea isolate HzStark_Cry1AcR chromosome 10, ilHelZeax1.1, whole genome shotgun sequence. Encoded proteins:
- the LOC124633613 gene encoding coiled-coil domain-containing protein 130 homolog, translated to MGERKGQNLYYPPDYDPKVGGLNKFMGTHALRERARKLHMGILIIRFEMPYNIWCEGCNNHIGMGVRYNAEKTKIGMYYTTPVYQFRMKCHLCDNHFEIKTDPGNLDYVIVSGARRQENRWDPTENGQIVPETKETQKKLFDDAMFRLEHKTGDEDAAKLDKPRLGRLVGRNESVWKDDYEANCSLRRNFRKRRKELEEASVNDSLLLAKSSLDINLLPENDDDKNMASLLSLRPSRSIEESQNQTRNKILNMPALPSSSGLLTSFGGLKREESLSKSSMLTRHSLGITFKKSRVDNSLDKAKDKISEINDRKEVEDKSEIEDKNAIEETIVKDDNDEDFENVHVNDNIVKDEKVEICDPKIGKFENLETEYEEKYTIADAEDKISVPKFEKSENIETDCEEKYTKAYIEDEIKNVFENTTDDKEEVKCKKISLVCDYSSSGEGSDG